One part of the Arabidopsis thaliana chromosome 4, partial sequence genome encodes these proteins:
- the IQD19 gene encoding IQ-domain 19 codes for MVLGCPKREAVKEFGVQCLKQENVCPIITSRNQTHTHTHITISSSLTLHNGGLSLQKIIMGKTSKWFRSLLTGKKERTKEHIIQSECVFTSSIPGTPKEKRRWSFRRSSATGPPPPACAITLKDSPPPPPPPPPPPPLQQPFVVEIVDNEDEQIKNVSAEEIEEFAAIKIQACYRSHLARKALRALKGLVKLQALVRGHLVRKQATATLRCMQALITLQAKAREQRIRMIGGDSTNPRTSIHKTRINNFYHENEENIKIVEMDIQSKMYSPAPSALTEMSPRAYSSHFEDCNSFNTAQSSPQCFSRFKEYYNGDTLSSYDYPLFPNYMANTQSSKAKARSQSAPKQRPPEIYEKQMSGRRRSSMEAPRNNGVPRAVRMQRSSSQLGSNTAKESQQHHHHQYYPWMAIKLDRSNISLMESECGSTSTVMTNTNYGRHVDVSPERLLVSQENMNFEISTYIS; via the exons ATGGTGTTAGGCTGTCCAAAAAGAGAAGCAGTTAAAGAGTTTGGAGTACAATGtcttaaacaagaaaatgtctGTCCCATTATAACATCTCGaaaccaaacacacacacacacacatataacaatctcttcttctctgacaTTACACAATGGTGGTTTGAGTTTACAGAAGATAATAATGGGGAAAACTAGCAAATGGTTTCGAAGTCTCTTAAccggaaagaaagagagaacaaaggAACATATCATTCAAAGCGAGTGTGTATTCACTTCTTCCATTCCAGGCACTCCTAAGGAGAAACGTCGATGGAGTTTTCGACGTTCTTCAGCAACTGGACCACCGCCACCAGCTTGTGCTATTACACTGAAAGATTCACCACCAccgccgccaccaccacctccacctccaccgcTACAACAACCATTTGTGGTCGAAATCGTGGACAATGAAGATGAACAAATCAAGAACGTTTCAGctgaagagattgaagaattTGCAGCAATAAAGATTCAAGCGTGCTATCGTTCTCATTTG GCGAGGAAAGCATTAAGAGCATTAAAAGGGTTAGTGAAATTACAAGCACTAGTGAGAGGTCATTTAGTAAGGAAACAAGCAACAGCTACACTTAGATGTATGCAAGCATTAATAACACTTCAAGCCAAAGCTCGAGAACAGAGGATTCGTATGATCGGAGGAGATTCAACAAATCCAAGAACATCGATTCACAAAACCAGGATCAATAACTTTTACCAC gagaatgaagaaaacatcaagATTGTGGAAATGGACATTCAATCGAAAATGTACTCTCCGGCTCCTTCGGCTTTAACCGAGATGAGTCCTCGCGCGTATAGTAGCCATTTCGAGGATTGTAACTCATTCAACACAGCTCAAAGTAGTCCACAATGTTTCAGCAGATTCAAAGAGTATTACAATGGAGATACTTTGTCTTCTTATGATTACCCTCTCTTCCCTAATTACATGGCTAATACTCAGTCTTCTAAAGCCAAGGCTCGGTCTCAAAGTGCGCCGAAGCAGAGACCTCCTGAGATCTATGAGAAGCAGATGAGTGGGAGGAGAAGATCTTCGATGGAAGCACCGAGGAATAACGGTGTCCCGAGAGCTGTAAGGATGCAGAGATCTTCATCTCAACTAGGGTCAAACACAGCCAAGGAAAgtcaacaacatcatcatcatcagtacTATCCGTGGATGGCGATAAAGCTCGATAGATCTAATATTTCGCTTATGGAGAGCGAATGCGGATCTACAAGTACCGTTATGACTAATACCAACTACGGTAGACATGTTGATGTGAGTCCGGAAAGATTACTTGTTTcacaagaaaatatgaattttgagATTAGCACTTATATTTCTTGA
- the IQD19 gene encoding IQ-domain 19, which translates to MVLGCPKREAVKEFGVQCLKQENVCPIITSRNQTHTHTHITISSSLTLHNGGLSLQKIIMGKTSKWFRSLLTGKKERTKEHIIQSECVFTSSIPGTPKEKRRWSFRRSSATGPPPPACAITLKDSPPPPPPPPPPPPLQQPFVVEIVDNEDEQIKNVSAEEIEEFAAIKIQACYRSHLARKALRALKGLVKLQALVRGHLVRKQATATLRCMQALITLQAKAREQRIRMIGGDSTNPRTSIHKTRINNFYHENEENIKIVEMDIQSKMYSPAPSALTEMSPRAYSSHFEDCNSFNTAQSSPQCFSRFKEYYNGDTLSSYDYPLFPNYMANTQSSKAKARSQSAPKQRPPEIYEKQMSGRRRSSMEAPRNNGVPRAVRMQRSSSQLGSNTAKESQQHHHHQYYPWMAIKLDRSNISLMESECGSTSTVMTNTNYGRHVDVQGNNNMY; encoded by the exons ATGGTGTTAGGCTGTCCAAAAAGAGAAGCAGTTAAAGAGTTTGGAGTACAATGtcttaaacaagaaaatgtctGTCCCATTATAACATCTCGaaaccaaacacacacacacacacatataacaatctcttcttctctgacaTTACACAATGGTGGTTTGAGTTTACAGAAGATAATAATGGGGAAAACTAGCAAATGGTTTCGAAGTCTCTTAAccggaaagaaagagagaacaaaggAACATATCATTCAAAGCGAGTGTGTATTCACTTCTTCCATTCCAGGCACTCCTAAGGAGAAACGTCGATGGAGTTTTCGACGTTCTTCAGCAACTGGACCACCGCCACCAGCTTGTGCTATTACACTGAAAGATTCACCACCAccgccgccaccaccacctccacctccaccgcTACAACAACCATTTGTGGTCGAAATCGTGGACAATGAAGATGAACAAATCAAGAACGTTTCAGctgaagagattgaagaattTGCAGCAATAAAGATTCAAGCGTGCTATCGTTCTCATTTG GCGAGGAAAGCATTAAGAGCATTAAAAGGGTTAGTGAAATTACAAGCACTAGTGAGAGGTCATTTAGTAAGGAAACAAGCAACAGCTACACTTAGATGTATGCAAGCATTAATAACACTTCAAGCCAAAGCTCGAGAACAGAGGATTCGTATGATCGGAGGAGATTCAACAAATCCAAGAACATCGATTCACAAAACCAGGATCAATAACTTTTACCAC gagaatgaagaaaacatcaagATTGTGGAAATGGACATTCAATCGAAAATGTACTCTCCGGCTCCTTCGGCTTTAACCGAGATGAGTCCTCGCGCGTATAGTAGCCATTTCGAGGATTGTAACTCATTCAACACAGCTCAAAGTAGTCCACAATGTTTCAGCAGATTCAAAGAGTATTACAATGGAGATACTTTGTCTTCTTATGATTACCCTCTCTTCCCTAATTACATGGCTAATACTCAGTCTTCTAAAGCCAAGGCTCGGTCTCAAAGTGCGCCGAAGCAGAGACCTCCTGAGATCTATGAGAAGCAGATGAGTGGGAGGAGAAGATCTTCGATGGAAGCACCGAGGAATAACGGTGTCCCGAGAGCTGTAAGGATGCAGAGATCTTCATCTCAACTAGGGTCAAACACAGCCAAGGAAAgtcaacaacatcatcatcatcagtacTATCCGTGGATGGCGATAAAGCTCGATAGATCTAATATTTCGCTTATGGAGAGCGAATGCGGATCTACAAGTACCGTTATGACTAATACCAACTACGGTAGACATGTTGAT GTTCAGGGAAACAACAACATGTACTGA
- a CDS encoding neurogenic locus notch-like protein has translation MARLRNTLCLVAALLLINQKTATSDFLSPLFAPVYDNICKEVECGKGKCKAPSNTTFMYECECEDGWKQFDQHLKFLPCITPNCTFDLTCGEAASPAQPKPPPKDNITSFFDRKSLISFFLCFSGPRHIVPVGRRSEHVNISLFPRMRLELETLRHISFTRSPSKLVELQTLGL, from the exons ATGGCTCGTCTTAGGAACACACTCTGTCTTGTTGCTGCTTTACTTCTGATCAACCAGAAGACAGCTACTTCCGATTTCCTTTCTCCTCTTTTCGCTCCTGTGTATG ataaTATATGCAAGGAAGTGGAATGTGGGAAAGGGAAATGCAAAGCACCTTCAAACACAACTTTTATGTATGAATGTGAGTGTGAAGACGGTTGGAAGCAGTTTGATCAACACCTCAAGTTTCTCCCTTGCATCACCCCCAACT GTACCTTTGATCTAACATGTGGTGAAGCAGCTTCTCCAGCACAACCCAAACCGCCTCCCAAAGACAACATTACTTCATTTTTCGACCGTAAATCTCTAATCTCATTCTTTTTATGCTTTTCCGGCCCTAGGCATATAGTCCCCGTGGGTCGAAGATCAGAGCATGTTAATATTAGCCTCTTCCCCAGGATGAGACTAGAACTTGAGACCTTGAGACACATTTCCTTTACAAGGTCTCCTAGTAAACTTGTAGAGCTACAAACGTTGGGCCTCTAA
- the IQD19 gene encoding IQ-domain 19 (IQ-domain 19 (IQD19); CONTAINS InterPro DOMAIN/s: IQ calmodulin-binding region (InterPro:IPR000048); BEST Arabidopsis thaliana protein match is: IQ-domain 26 (TAIR:AT3G16490.1); Has 2338 Blast hits to 1945 proteins in 201 species: Archae - 4; Bacteria - 168; Metazoa - 612; Fungi - 134; Plants - 1079; Viruses - 66; Other Eukaryotes - 275 (source: NCBI BLink).), with amino-acid sequence MGKTSKWFRSLLTGKKERTKEHIIQSECVFTSSIPGTPKEKRRWSFRRSSATGPPPPACAITLKDSPPPPPPPPPPPPLQQPFVVEIVDNEDEQIKNVSAEEIEEFAAIKIQACYRSHLARKALRALKGLVKLQALVRGHLVRKQATATLRCMQALITLQAKAREQRIRMIGGDSTNPRTSIHKTRINNFYHENEENIKIVEMDIQSKMYSPAPSALTEMSPRAYSSHFEDCNSFNTAQSSPQCFSRFKEYYNGDTLSSYDYPLFPNYMANTQSSKAKARSQSAPKQRPPEIYEKQMSGRRRSSMEAPRNNGVPRAVRMQRSSSQLGSNTAKESQQHHHHQYYPWMAIKLDRSNISLMESECGSTSTVMTNTNYGRHVDVQGNNNMY; translated from the exons ATGGGGAAAACTAGCAAATGGTTTCGAAGTCTCTTAAccggaaagaaagagagaacaaaggAACATATCATTCAAAGCGAGTGTGTATTCACTTCTTCCATTCCAGGCACTCCTAAGGAGAAACGTCGATGGAGTTTTCGACGTTCTTCAGCAACTGGACCACCGCCACCAGCTTGTGCTATTACACTGAAAGATTCACCACCAccgccgccaccaccacctccacctccaccgcTACAACAACCATTTGTGGTCGAAATCGTGGACAATGAAGATGAACAAATCAAGAACGTTTCAGctgaagagattgaagaattTGCAGCAATAAAGATTCAAGCGTGCTATCGTTCTCATTTG GCGAGGAAAGCATTAAGAGCATTAAAAGGGTTAGTGAAATTACAAGCACTAGTGAGAGGTCATTTAGTAAGGAAACAAGCAACAGCTACACTTAGATGTATGCAAGCATTAATAACACTTCAAGCCAAAGCTCGAGAACAGAGGATTCGTATGATCGGAGGAGATTCAACAAATCCAAGAACATCGATTCACAAAACCAGGATCAATAACTTTTACCAC gagaatgaagaaaacatcaagATTGTGGAAATGGACATTCAATCGAAAATGTACTCTCCGGCTCCTTCGGCTTTAACCGAGATGAGTCCTCGCGCGTATAGTAGCCATTTCGAGGATTGTAACTCATTCAACACAGCTCAAAGTAGTCCACAATGTTTCAGCAGATTCAAAGAGTATTACAATGGAGATACTTTGTCTTCTTATGATTACCCTCTCTTCCCTAATTACATGGCTAATACTCAGTCTTCTAAAGCCAAGGCTCGGTCTCAAAGTGCGCCGAAGCAGAGACCTCCTGAGATCTATGAGAAGCAGATGAGTGGGAGGAGAAGATCTTCGATGGAAGCACCGAGGAATAACGGTGTCCCGAGAGCTGTAAGGATGCAGAGATCTTCATCTCAACTAGGGTCAAACACAGCCAAGGAAAgtcaacaacatcatcatcatcagtacTATCCGTGGATGGCGATAAAGCTCGATAGATCTAATATTTCGCTTATGGAGAGCGAATGCGGATCTACAAGTACCGTTATGACTAATACCAACTACGGTAGACATGTTGAT GTTCAGGGAAACAACAACATGTACTGA
- a CDS encoding neurogenic locus notch-like protein (CONTAINS InterPro DOMAIN/s: EGF-like (InterPro:IPR006210); Has 259 Blast hits to 234 proteins in 55 species: Archae - 0; Bacteria - 0; Metazoa - 184; Fungi - 0; Plants - 69; Viruses - 0; Other Eukaryotes - 6 (source: NCBI BLink).), which translates to MARLRNTLCLVAALLLINQKTATSDFLSPLFAPVYDNICKEVECGKGKCKAPSNTTFMYECECEDGWKQFDQHLKFLPCITPNCTFDLTCGEAASPAQPKPPPKDNITSFFDPCQWMDCGGGLCNSSMPFQYSCNCREGYSNLMNITTFPCLKQCALGMDCLNLGIPLSNSSSSSPPALPDSSKNQGLNLRGSSLWWITLCVSLAPWRILFI; encoded by the exons ATGGCTCGTCTTAGGAACACACTCTGTCTTGTTGCTGCTTTACTTCTGATCAACCAGAAGACAGCTACTTCCGATTTCCTTTCTCCTCTTTTCGCTCCTGTGTATG ataaTATATGCAAGGAAGTGGAATGTGGGAAAGGGAAATGCAAAGCACCTTCAAACACAACTTTTATGTATGAATGTGAGTGTGAAGACGGTTGGAAGCAGTTTGATCAACACCTCAAGTTTCTCCCTTGCATCACCCCCAACT GTACCTTTGATCTAACATGTGGTGAAGCAGCTTCTCCAGCACAACCCAAACCGCCTCCCAAAGACAACATTACTTCATTTTTCGACC CTTGTCAATGGATGGACTGTGGAGGAGGGCTTTGCAACAGTTCAATGCCGTTTCAATACAGCTGCAATTGCCGTGAAGGTTACAGCAATCTCATGAACATAACCACATTTCCTTGCTTGAAGCAAT GTGCACTTGGAATGGACTGTTTGAATCTTGGGATTCCTTTGTCAAactcatcatcgtcttctccACCTGCTCTGCCTGATAGCAGCAAGAATCAAG GATTAAATCTAAGAGGATCATCGTTGTGGTGGATAACATTATGTGTCTCTTTAGCGCCATGGAGGATACTCTTCATTTGA